In the Suncus etruscus isolate mSunEtr1 chromosome 20, mSunEtr1.pri.cur, whole genome shotgun sequence genome, one interval contains:
- the XIRP1 gene encoding LOW QUALITY PROTEIN: xin actin-binding repeat-containing protein 1 (The sequence of the model RefSeq protein was modified relative to this genomic sequence to represent the inferred CDS: inserted 3 bases in 2 codons; deleted 1 base in 1 codon), whose amino-acid sequence MNELPSLREKLTPLDGSQTQKSQSRVWKGFRSQKLAEIPGMPGEEVLASTQVTLEKKKKVLIEEQTDRARASIVMATLEELPLPPPKESFAKSPQQRQATELRRLYKHIHPELRQNLAEAVADDLAEALGDKEATEGEVQCLRWIFENWRLDAIGAKEPVPGGDAHATSGKFEARAPGDVQATRLLFETQLLDSLGSGQSVQGDQSPLELRSELRELKGDVQKTVRLFQAQPLCALRDADGAMHEVQAACREEIQSHAVKTARWLFETRPLDAIHQDPGQVRVIRGISLEEGTLPDVSAARWLFETQPLDAIRELELDEKDFQPSPDLVPPGPDVQRQRKLFETRPLDMLKGDEEEKEEEEEGAPRKEEVVPGDVQSTLWLFEMKPLDTPRDQVQMGHLQRVVGPQGDEGLTSEVSSLSPSQSGPQIEGVKGDVKAFKNLFETLPLDSIGQREACGQGSVSGADEPKHPAPSQDTGSPVYALQDGTGHLHALTSVSREQVVSGDVQRYRWMFETQPLDQLSRSLSTVDVVRGITRQEVPTGEVGLARWLFETQPLEVIHQREQQERQEEEGKAQGGLPPETIPKGDVQNIRWLFETCSMSELGEKPEARGEAMGATKGEKTEADVQSCTWMFASQHPDKPEDARERHLQVNQVQAGDGQTDQHVFETEPLLASNQPGRKRLVRVCSRVEIPSGQVSQRKEIFRALEAGQRETQTSRSVPEPVPAGSVHKFTWLFENCPLGSLGAESLRGNTLQEEQTTGPSDHRVPERQETAAEATLQTLHATPGVLHRGGILMEVCGPGELCLAKFTLPGPGQAVPQVQKEEVVSGELPRIICQMLLRTDVARQGRLVQEDPSGQLQIRPLRLPTPGSSVNVGDMDSELQQLLACSLRSSVARTGLVMQETEQSLVALTAYSLQPRPPHKGSEKRSVQLLASCIDKGDLQGLQCLRWEPPADSSPVPASEDSQRPAPMESSIIHVPPLDISMGQQGGPEASPCPSQATVKIAHLSGERKQERSCTGQKGTKLEGSKETTPGPGSPDLQAAMHSLRMATAEAQSLHQQVLSKHKQGPRPGLHSSPQALATATGTTQSNTGPMAEGDPRIPEAPRKVSGRSKALPRGLPGGRVTLQDGIYTAHPVRTFDSLVCGQASETKPLLRAQEDSHLVQALSPFWKGPGASLGHGGCARRAWGPPEKANVEGGLEDLPATENPLKEFPLAHHTLASGPQSAQICPQLHNASVPPPPPPAAVTEPDPQGPACHNKDSLQQAGMPWQDSLLHDLNSSTDQRNPEEFSTKTPKLKSTMPPRKKPQLPPKPAHLSQLPPPPWLLKLSTLPPSASKEVEQGDSRKGKTNAGLEPPTACQENVVPVRCSSGQRQSSLRTVGSKSQATGSDSSPKLSALDHDSTLPYLGPSQPGENPTDVSKHEAQHPIKMLQESQHVLQGLLNEAQALENETSENLDIAARRKLFELVPPPRGVPPASPSKPEVSVDQAFGELSKVSTEVAQLKEQTLARLLDIEAAVHKVLNSMSSLQPKANRDHSQGPPKDPSACKVSVMDTGRPRPNNSRQELRDQTTXQSKVVCHPEAQDRHQLENSTEARDLASGXPSTSRLETLKEVSGLSRVLPSISNSSFPISMSVESATGKLLMAPRPGSSLLVSGSSNDLGVGQESVAALPELCPLLNLQPPGHTRFPGRGERPGLLDPGTRLGPPSGRAELGRRQGQSPREAPRRSQNAGGRGPEGRDFGLRASPIRSAATWGRVRVAGRESGACPKLTGRGGASVCGVSDSLSRGWGGVPVTPGRGGVEFCGRV is encoded by the exons ATGAATGAGTTGCCGAGCCTCCGAGAGAAACTGACACCCCTGGATG GCTCTCAGACACAGAAGTCTCAGTCAAGGGTTTGGAAGGG ATTCCGCAGCCAGAAGCTTGCTGAAATTccagggatgcctggggaggaGGTGCTGGCATCTACTCAGGTCaccctggagaaaaaaaaaaaggtcctgaTTG AAGAGCAGACAGACAGAGCTCGTGCATCCATCGTGATGGCAACTTTGGAAGAGTTGCCCCTGCCGCCCCCCAAGGAGTCCTTCGCCAAGTCCCCCCAGCAGCGCCAGGCCACAGAGCTGCGTCGCCTGTACAAGCACATCCACCCGGAGCTGCGCCAGAACCTGGCCGAGGCGGTGGCCGATGACCTGGCAGAGGCCCTGGGGGACAAGGAGGCCACCGAGGGGGAGGTGCAGTGCTTGCGCTGGATCTTTGAGAACTGGCGGCTGGATGCCATCGGAGCCAAGGAGCCGGTGCCAGGAGGCGATGCCCACGCCACCTCTGGCAAGTTCGAGGCCCGGGCACCCGGTGATGTCCAGGCCACCAGGCTGCTATTCGAGACCCAGCTGCTGGACAGCCTGGGCTCTGGCCAGTCGGTCCAGGGGGACCAAAGTCCCCTGGAACTGCGCTCTGAGCTCCGAGAGCTTAAGGGCGATGTGCAGAAAACCGTTAGGTTGTTCCAGGCCCAACCCCTGTGTGCGCTCAGGGATGCAGATGGTGCCATGCATGAGGTCCAGGCAGCCTGCCGGGAGGAGATCCAGAGCCACGCGGTGAAAACTGCCCGCTGGCTCTTTGAGACACGGCCCCTGGATGCCATCCACCAGGACCCCGGCCAGGTTCGCGTTATCAGGGGCATCTCCCTGGAGGAGGGCACCCTGCCCGATGTCAGTGCCGCCCGCTGGCTCTTCGAGACACAGCCACTGGACGCCATCCGGGAGCTGGAGCTGGACGAGAAGGACTTCCAGCCATCCCCCGACCTGGTCCCTCCTGGCCCTGATGTGCAGCGACAGCGAAAGCTCTTTGAGACCCGACCCTTGGACATGCTCAAGggggatgaggaggagaaggaggaggaggaggaaggggccCCCCGAAAGGAGGAGGTGGTCCCTGGGGATGTGCAGTCCACCCTGTGGCTGTTTGAGATGAAGCCCCTGGACACACCCAGAGACCAGGTCCAAATGGGTCACTTGCAGCGGGTGGTGGGTCCCCAAGGGGATGAGGGGCTCACCTCTGAGGTCTCAAGCCTGTCCCCCTCTCAGAGTGGCCCCCAGATCGAGGGGGTTAAAGGAGACGTGAAGGCCTTTAAGAACCTTTTTGAGACCCTTCCCTTGGACAGCATCGGGCAGAGGGAGGCGTGTGGTCAGGGGAGTGTGAGTGGAGCAGATGAACCCAAGCATCCTGCACCATCCCAGGACACTGGGTCACCCGTGTATGCCCTCCAGGATGGCACGGGCCACCTCCACGCTCTCACCTCTGTGAGTAGAGAGCAGGTGGTGAGCGGCGATGTCCAGCGCTACCGATGGATGTTCGAGACCCAGCCCCTGGATCAGCTGAGCAGGAGCCTGAGCACCGTGGACGTGGTGCGTGGCATCACCCGGCAGGAAGTGCCAACTGGGGAGGTGGGTCTGGCCCGCTGGCTCTTCGAGACCCAGCCCCTGGAGGTCATCCACCAGCGGGAGCAGCAGGAACGacaggaggaagagggaaaagcTCAGGGCGGCCTCCCACCAGAGACCATCCCCAAGGGTGATGTGCAAAATATCCGGTGGCTCTTTGAGACATGCTCTATGAGCGAGCTGGGTGAGAAACCGGAGGCCAGGGGTGAGGCCATGGGTGCCACCAAAGGAGAGAAGACAGAGGCAGACGTGCAGTCTTGCACCTGGATGTTTGCATCCCAACACCCGGACAAGCCAGAAGATGCCAGAGAGAGGCATTTGCAGGTCAACCAGGTGCAGGCCGGGGACGGACAGACAGACCAACATGTATTTGAGACAGAGCCATTGCTGGCTTCGAACCAACCTGGCAGAAAAAGGCTGGTGAGAGTCTGCAGCCGTGTGGAGATCCCTTCAGGGCAGGTGTCCCAGCGAAAGGAGATCTTTAGGGCCCTGGAGGCAGGACAAAGGGAGACCCAGACGTCCAGGTCAGTCCCTGAGCCGGTCCCTGCTGGGTCTGTGCACAAGTTCACCTGGCTCTTTGAGAACTGCCCCCTGGGCTCACTAGGAGCTGAGAGCCTCCGAGGTAACACTCTCCAGGAAGAGCAGACCACTGGCCCCTCCGACCACCGAGTCCCAGAGAGGCAGGAGACGGCTGCTGAGGCGACACTGCAGACACTGCATGCTACACCTGGCGTCCTGCACCGAGGAGGCATCCTCATGGAGGTGTGTGGGCCCGGGGAGCTCTGTCTGGCCAAGTTCACGCTCCCTGGCCCTGGGCAGGCAGTGCCCCAAGTCCAGAAGGAGGAAGTGGTGTCGGGTGAGCTCCCGAGGATAATCTGCCAAATGTTACTTCGGACGGATGTGGCCCGCCAGGGGCGACTGGTGCAGGAGGACCCATCAGGTCAGCTCCAGATCAGGCCTCTGAGGCtccccacacctggcagcagtgtGAATGTAGGGGACATGGACTCTGAGCTCCAGCAGCTACTGGCTTGCAGCCTCAGGAGCTCAGTGGCCAGAACGGGGCTGGTGATGCAGGAGACAGAGCAGAGCCTGGTCGCCCTCACCGCTTACTCCCTACAGCCCCGGCCCCCCCACAAGGGCTCCGAAAAGCGCAGTGTACAGCTGCTGGCCAGCTGCATAGACAAAGGGGACCTGCAGGGCCTGCAGTGTCTGCGCTGGGAGCCCCCAGCTGACTCAAGTCCCGTGCCAGCCAGCGAGGACTCCCAGAGACCGGCCCCCATGGAAAGCAGCATCATCCATGTCCCCCCACTGGACATTAGCATGGGACAGCAGGGAGGCCCAGAAGCCTCTCCTTGCCCTTCACAGGCCACTGTCAAGATCGCCCATCTATCTGGGGAAAGGAAGCAGGAGAGGAGCTGTACAGGCCAGAAAGGGACCAAGTTGGAAGGATCCAAGGAGACGACCCCAGGGCCTGGGTCCCCTGATCTCCAGGCCGCTATGCACAGCCTCCGGATGGCCACAGCTGAGGCCCAGAGTCTCCACCAGCAGGTTCTGAGCAAGCACAAGCAGGGCCCCAGGCCTGGCCTCCACAGTTCTCCACAAGCACTGGCCACAGCCACAGGGACCACCCAGAGCAACACCGGGCCTATGGCTGAAGGCGACCCCAGGATCCCAGAAGCCCCCAGAAAGGTCAGTGGGAGGTCAAAGGCTCTTCCTAGAGGGCTGCCCGGAGGGAGGGTGACTCTTCAGGATGGTATCTACACAGCTCACCCTGTGAGGACCTTTGACTCACTTGTGTGTGGCCAGGCCTCCGAGACAAAACCCCTGCTCAGGGCTCAGGAGGATTCCCACTTAGTTCAAGCTCTGAGTCCATTTTGGAAAGGACCTGGAGCAAGTCTTGGGCATGGGGGTTGTGCTCGGAGAGCCTGGGGACCACCAGAGAAGGCCAACGTGGAAGGTGGCCTAGAGGACCTCCCAGCCACGGAGAaccccttgaaggagttccctctaGCCCACCACACTCTGGCCTCCGGCCCCCAGTCTGCACAGATCTGCCCACAGCTCCATAATGcctctgttcctcctcctcctcccccagctGCTGTGACAGAACCTGATCCCCAGGGCCCAGCCTGCCATAACAAGGACTCCCTCCAGCAGGCAGGCATGCCTTGGCAGGACTCCCTTCTCCACGACCTCAACAGCTCTACTGACCAGAGAAACCCTGAGGAATTCTCAACAAAGACCCCCAAACTGAAGTCCACCATGCCCCCAAGAAAGAAGCCTCAGTTGCCCCCCAAGCCTGCACATCTAAGTCAGCTCCCTCCTCCTCCATGGCTGCTCAAACTCTCCACTCTACCACCCAGCGCCTCCAAGGAGGTAGAGCAAGGAGACTCCAGAAAAGGTAAGACAAATGCTGGCTTAGAGCCCCCCACAGCATGTCAGGAAAATGTGGTTCCAGTCAGATGCTCCAGTGGACAGAGACAATCTAGCCTCAGGACTGTAGGCTCCAAGAGTCAAGCTACTGGCAGCGACAGTAGCCCCAAGCTCTCAGCTCTCGACCATGACTCTACTTTGCCATATCTGggccccagccagccaggagagaaCCCCACAGATGTATCCAAGCatgaagcccagcatcccatcaaGATGCTGCAAGAAAGCCAGCATGTGCTACAGGGCTTGCTGAACGAGGCACAGGCCCTGGAAAATGAGACCTCAGAAAATCTTGACATCGCAGCACGTAGAAAGCTCTTTGAGTTGGTGCCTCCACCGAGAGGGGTCCCTCCTGCATCCCCCAGCAAGCCCGAGGTCTCAGTGGATCAGGCCTTTGGGGAACTGTCAAAAGTCAGCACAGAAGTGGCCCAGCTGAAAGAACAGACCCTAGCAAGGCTGTTGGACATTGAGGCAGCTGTGCACAAGGTCCTCAACTCCATGTCTAGCTTGCAGCCTAAGGCTAACAGAGACCATTCCCAGGGACCCCCAAAAGACCCCAGTGCCTGCAAGGTCAGTGTCATGGAC ACAGGGAGACCCAGGCCCAATAACTCAAGACAAGAGCTCAGAGATCAAACTAC CCAAAGCAAGGTGGTTTGTCATCCTGAAGCCCAGGATCGACACCAACTCGAAAACTCCACAGAGGCCAGAGATCTTGCTTCAG AACCTTCTACCAGCAGGCTGGAGACACTGAAAGAAGTCTCAGGCCTCTCTCGTGTCTTACCCTCCATCAGCAATTCCTCCTTTCCAATCTCCATGTCGGTTGAGTCAGCCACAGGAAAGCTTCTGATGGCGCCCAGGCCTGGGAGCAGTCTTCTTGTTTCAGGGAGCAGCAATGATCTGGGTGTGGGACAGGAGAGTGTTGCTGCACTACCGGAG